ATCACAGTGCAGTGCGATCTTGCGTTCGGACTCACGAATGCGGACGAGCATGCCGTCGCCGTTTTTCGTCTCGCCGGGGACGTCGAAGGCGTCGTCTAAGTGGACGATCGGGTAGATCTCGTCGTTGTGTTTGATCACTTCGCTGCCGTTGATCGTCCGAGCGACGGTCGCACGAGTGATCTCGTCGACGTTCTTGATCGGGATGCCGTACTGCTCGTCGCCGACCTGGACGAAGAGGACCTTGACGATGGCCATCGTCACCGGCAGGCGCAGCGAGACGGTCGTCCCCTCTCCGGGCGTGGACTCGACGTTGACCGACCCGTCGAGTTTCGTCACCGTGTCGTGGACGACGTCCATCCCGACGCCGCGGCCGCTGGTGTCGGTGACCTCCTCGGCAGTCGAGAATCCGGGATGGAAGACGAGGTCGTAGATATCCGAGTCGCTCATCGTCTCGATCTCGTCGACCGACCGGACGCTCTTCTCGATGGCCTGCTCTTTGATCGCCTCGACGTCCAGGCCACCGCCGTCGTCGCGCACCTCGATGATGACGTGGTCGCGCTCGCGCGAGGCGGACAGTTCGATGTGGCCAGTCCGCGGTTTGCCCGCAGCCTCGCGCTCCGCGGGAGGTTCGATCCCGTGGTCGACGGCGTTCCGGAGGATGTGCATCAGTGGATCCGAAATTTCAGTGAGGATCGTCCGGTCGAGTTCGATGTCCTCGCCCTCGATCGTGAACTCGACGTCCTTGTCCAGATCCCGCGAGAGATCCCGCACCAGTCGCGGGAACTTCCCGACGACCTTCTTCAGCGGGATCAGGCGCATGTCCATCACCGTGTTCTGGAGGTTCGCGGTGATCTTGTCGAGTTCGTTGAGGTTCTCGGAGGCCGAATCGAGGTTCTCCTCCTCGACGGCCCGGCGGAGCTTGATCCGGCTCGTGACCAGTTGCTCGACCAGCCCGTGCAGATCGTCGAGCTGGTCGACGTCGACCCTGACGGACTTGATCTCGTCGACGGAACTGGTGTCACTGCCACCGGAGGTCCCGCCCGACGATCCGCCAGCGCCGTCCTCGGTGCTCTCGCCGGTCGCGGACTCGGTAGCCGTCCCGGCCGCGTCGGTGACGTCGGTGATCGTCGCCTCGTCGATCTTGCTGGTGGCGGCCATCGCCGCCTCGACGGCCGAACGCTGCGCACCAGTGACGAACACGGCGAACGTCTCGTCGTACTCGCCGTCCTCGATCGCGTCCCACGCCGGATCGGTCGCCAGGATGTCCAGTTCCTCCTCGATCGACTCCAGCGTCAGCATGCCGTCGACCCCCGGCATGTCCGAGTCGCCGACGGAAATCTCGACGTGATAGACCGGCCCCTCGGCGTCGGGAATCTCGATGTCGCCGACCAGCGCGTCGGCGTCGGCTGCCGCGGATCCGCCGCCAGCACCGGGCTCGTCCCCGGCACCGGTCCCGCCTTCGGAGACGCCTTCGTCGCCCTCCATGAGCCCGCGGATGTCGGCGACGATGGCGTCGGTGTCGACCGTCGATTCGCCGGTCTCTTCGACTTCGTGGATGATCGCCTCGATCTGGTCGACACCGGCGAAGACCAGGTCCATGATCTCCGGCGTGACCTCGCGTTCGCCCTCGCGGATCTCGTCG
The Halapricum salinum genome window above contains:
- the cheA gene encoding chemotaxis protein CheA, which encodes MDDQYLDAFIRESEEAITELNNSLLELESDPENQQAMDAIFRTAHTLKGNFGAMGFEDASNLAHAIEDLLDEIREGEREVTPEIMDLVFAGVDQIEAIIHEVEETGESTVDTDAIVADIRGLMEGDEGVSEGGTGAGDEPGAGGGSAAADADALVGDIEIPDAEGPVYHVEISVGDSDMPGVDGMLTLESIEEELDILATDPAWDAIEDGEYDETFAVFVTGAQRSAVEAAMAATSKIDEATITDVTDAAGTATESATGESTEDGAGGSSGGTSGGSDTSSVDEIKSVRVDVDQLDDLHGLVEQLVTSRIKLRRAVEEENLDSASENLNELDKITANLQNTVMDMRLIPLKKVVGKFPRLVRDLSRDLDKDVEFTIEGEDIELDRTILTEISDPLMHILRNAVDHGIEPPAEREAAGKPRTGHIELSASRERDHVIIEVRDDGGGLDVEAIKEQAIEKSVRSVDEIETMSDSDIYDLVFHPGFSTAEEVTDTSGRGVGMDVVHDTVTKLDGSVNVESTPGEGTTVSLRLPVTMAIVKVLFVQVGDEQYGIPIKNVDEITRATVARTINGSEVIKHNDEIYPIVHLDDAFDVPGETKNGDGMLVRIRESERKIALHCDSVESQEEVVVKPLEGILSGTPGLSGTAVLGDGNIVHILDVVTL